The following proteins are encoded in a genomic region of Micromonospora olivasterospora:
- the msrA gene encoding peptide-methionine (S)-S-oxide reductase MsrA translates to MFLRRMKAELPTPDQALPGRAIAMPISDRHEVLGSPLKGPFPEGSQVAVFGMGCFWGAERLFWTLPGVLTTSVGYAGGSTPNPTYEEVCSGRTGHAEVVQVVYDPARIGYEDLLKVFWENHDPTQGMRQGNDVGTQYRSTIYATTDEQLAIAEASRDAFAPIVARAGKGEITTEIDRLGDYYFAEDYHQQYLAPTKNPSGYCGIGPNGLTCPVGVV, encoded by the coding sequence GTGTTCCTTCGCCGCATGAAGGCCGAACTTCCCACCCCCGACCAGGCTCTGCCCGGCCGCGCGATCGCGATGCCGATCAGCGACCGGCACGAGGTCCTCGGCTCGCCGCTGAAGGGGCCGTTCCCGGAGGGCTCGCAGGTCGCCGTCTTCGGGATGGGCTGCTTCTGGGGCGCCGAGCGGCTGTTCTGGACGCTGCCCGGCGTGCTCACCACCTCCGTCGGCTACGCGGGCGGGAGCACCCCGAACCCGACGTACGAGGAGGTCTGCTCGGGCCGGACCGGGCACGCCGAGGTGGTCCAGGTGGTCTACGACCCCGCCCGGATCGGGTACGAGGACCTGCTCAAGGTCTTCTGGGAGAACCACGACCCGACCCAGGGCATGCGCCAGGGCAACGACGTGGGCACCCAGTACCGGTCGACGATCTACGCCACCACCGACGAGCAGCTGGCGATCGCCGAGGCGTCGCGGGACGCGTTCGCGCCGATCGTGGCGCGCGCCGGCAAGGGTGAGATCACCACGGAGATCGACCGGCTCGGTGACTACTACTTCGCCGAGGACTACCACCAGCAGTACCTGGCGCCGACGAAGAACCCTAGCGGATATTGTGGTATTGGCCCCAACGGCTTGACCTGCCCGGTAGGGGTGGTGTAG
- a CDS encoding HIT family protein, translating into MGGCVFCGIVAGGAPAFRVVDAPEGVGFLDTRPVFRGHVLVVPRTHLVTLAELPADALAGYFGLVQRLAVAVESGLGAGGTFVAMNNRVSQSVPHLHTHVVPRTKGDGLRGFFWPRTRYLDDAEATSYAERIAAAL; encoded by the coding sequence ATGGGCGGGTGCGTGTTCTGCGGGATCGTGGCGGGCGGGGCGCCCGCGTTCCGGGTGGTCGACGCGCCGGAGGGCGTGGGGTTCCTGGACACCCGGCCCGTGTTCCGGGGGCACGTGCTGGTCGTGCCGCGTACCCACCTGGTGACCCTGGCGGAGCTGCCCGCCGACGCCCTCGCCGGCTACTTCGGGCTGGTCCAGCGGCTCGCCGTGGCGGTCGAGTCCGGTCTGGGGGCGGGTGGGACGTTCGTGGCGATGAACAACCGGGTGTCCCAGTCCGTCCCGCACCTGCACACCCACGTCGTGCCGCGGACGAAGGGCGACGGGCTGCGCGGCTTCTTCTGGCCCCGCACGCGCTACCTCGACGACGCGGAGGCCACCTCGTACGCTGAGCGCATCGCCGCCGCCCTCTGA
- a CDS encoding cystathionine gamma-synthase, whose protein sequence is MSHGFETLAIHAGQDPEARTGAVIPPIYQTSTYAQDAVGAPRQGYEYSRSGNPTRDALQECLAALEGGSVGLAFASGLAAEDTLLRTVCKPGDHVVIPDDAYGGTYRLFAKVAERWGLDFTPAKVSDPAAVRDAIRPTTKIVWVETPTNPLLGIADIAALAAVTHDKNALLVVDNTFASPYLQQPLAFGADVVVHSTTKYIGGHSDVVGGALVVADAGLGDGLRYHQNAMGAVNGPFDAWLTLRGIKTLGVRMDRHCDNAERIAAYLDGHAKVAQVLYPGLPSHPGHETAAKQMRRFGGMISFRAAGGEEHAVEICNRAKLFVLAESLGGVESLIEHPGRMTHASAAGSPLEVPGDLVRLSVGIETVDDLLADLEQALG, encoded by the coding sequence ATGAGTCACGGCTTCGAGACGCTCGCCATCCACGCCGGTCAGGACCCCGAGGCCCGCACCGGTGCGGTGATCCCGCCCATCTACCAGACCAGCACCTACGCCCAGGACGCCGTCGGCGCGCCCCGGCAGGGCTACGAGTACAGCCGCTCCGGCAACCCCACCCGCGACGCCCTGCAGGAGTGCCTCGCCGCGCTGGAGGGCGGGTCCGTCGGGCTCGCGTTCGCCAGCGGCCTGGCCGCGGAGGACACCCTGCTGCGCACCGTCTGCAAGCCGGGCGACCACGTGGTCATCCCCGACGACGCGTACGGCGGCACGTACCGGCTCTTCGCCAAGGTGGCCGAGCGCTGGGGTCTCGACTTCACCCCGGCCAAGGTGTCCGACCCGGCCGCGGTGCGGGACGCGATCCGCCCCACGACGAAGATCGTCTGGGTGGAGACGCCGACCAACCCGCTGCTCGGCATCGCCGACATCGCCGCCCTGGCCGCCGTCACCCACGACAAGAACGCGCTGCTGGTCGTCGACAACACGTTCGCCTCGCCGTACCTGCAGCAGCCGCTGGCTTTCGGCGCCGACGTGGTCGTCCACTCGACCACGAAGTACATCGGCGGGCACTCCGACGTGGTCGGCGGCGCCCTGGTCGTGGCCGACGCCGGGCTCGGGGACGGGCTGCGCTACCACCAGAACGCGATGGGCGCGGTCAACGGGCCGTTCGACGCCTGGCTCACCCTGCGCGGCATCAAGACCCTCGGCGTACGCATGGACCGGCACTGCGACAACGCCGAGCGGATCGCGGCGTACCTGGACGGGCACGCCAAGGTCGCCCAGGTGCTCTACCCCGGCCTGCCGTCCCACCCCGGCCACGAGACGGCCGCAAAGCAGATGCGCCGGTTCGGTGGGATGATCTCCTTCCGGGCCGCCGGCGGCGAGGAGCACGCCGTGGAGATCTGCAACCGGGCCAAGCTCTTCGTGCTCGCCGAGTCCCTCGGCGGCGTGGAGTCGCTCATCGAGCACCCCGGTCGCATGACACACGCGAGTGCCGCCGGCTCGCCGCTTGAAGTTCCCGGCGATCTCGTGCGACTGTCTGTCGGCATCGAGACGGTCGACGACCTGCTCGCCGACCTGGAGCAGGCGCTGGGCTGA